One segment of Nocardia farcinica DNA contains the following:
- a CDS encoding alkaline phosphatase D family protein, giving the protein MALPRRNLPRRNLLRVAAAGSAAVLVGTAAASSGRFRVPRWSDDPFTLGIASGDPAPDGVVLWTRLAPDPFAPDGHGGMMNAPVSVDYEVAHDEQFRSVVQRGTAVATRELAHSVHPEVRGLEPDRWYFYRFRAGSVISPVGRTRTAPALGQAVERLRFAYASCQSWSSGYYTAYEHLRAEDLELVVHLGDYIYESSWRHGRLEDPRTLERGESVDLPGYRLRYAQYKAEQPLRDAHAAFPWIVTFDDHEVDNNWAADHPGLGVDIYRLPPLFRGRKAAAFQAMYEHQPLRSAQLPDGPSMLLHRRFGWGDLAELTMLDTRQYRDVQVCSENVTADCPERFATDRTILGARQRDWLLAGLVSSPARWQILGNQVGMSQMDVDPGPGLTVSTDSWDGYVADRNLILGTAADRGVRNLVVITGDRHQNHAADLRRDHADPQSPVVAAEFTGTSITTGGDGADVTDTGRRLLAANPDLKFFNSQRGYVRVELDHRVWRNDFRVVPFVQRRGAPVHTRSTWVVEDGIPGVAEAARPAAPTTGLSAAPDGGG; this is encoded by the coding sequence ATGGCTCTGCCCCGCCGGAACCTGCCCCGCCGGAATCTGCTCCGCGTCGCCGCCGCCGGGTCGGCCGCCGTGCTGGTGGGCACCGCGGCGGCGAGCAGCGGCCGGTTCCGGGTGCCGCGCTGGTCGGACGACCCGTTCACGCTGGGTATCGCCTCCGGTGATCCGGCCCCCGACGGGGTGGTGCTGTGGACGCGGCTGGCGCCGGACCCCTTCGCGCCCGACGGGCACGGCGGGATGATGAACGCGCCGGTCTCGGTGGACTACGAGGTCGCCCACGACGAGCAGTTCCGCTCGGTGGTGCAACGCGGCACCGCGGTGGCGACCCGCGAGCTGGCCCATTCGGTGCATCCCGAGGTGCGCGGGCTCGAGCCCGACCGCTGGTATTTCTACCGGTTCCGGGCGGGTTCGGTGATCTCTCCGGTGGGCCGCACCCGCACCGCGCCCGCCCTCGGCCAGGCCGTCGAGCGCCTGCGTTTCGCCTACGCGTCCTGTCAGTCGTGGAGTTCGGGGTATTACACCGCCTACGAGCATCTGCGCGCCGAGGATCTCGAGCTGGTCGTGCATCTGGGTGACTACATCTACGAGAGCAGCTGGCGCCACGGCAGGCTGGAGGATCCGCGCACCCTGGAACGCGGCGAGTCGGTGGATCTGCCGGGGTATCGGTTGCGCTATGCCCAGTACAAGGCCGAGCAGCCGCTGCGTGACGCGCACGCCGCCTTCCCGTGGATCGTCACCTTCGACGACCACGAGGTCGACAACAACTGGGCCGCCGACCATCCCGGCCTCGGCGTGGACATCTACCGGTTGCCGCCGTTGTTCCGCGGGCGCAAGGCGGCCGCGTTCCAGGCCATGTACGAGCATCAGCCGCTGCGGTCGGCGCAGCTGCCGGACGGTCCGTCGATGCTGCTGCATCGCCGGTTCGGCTGGGGTGACCTGGCCGAACTGACCATGCTCGACACCCGTCAGTACCGTGACGTGCAGGTCTGCAGCGAGAACGTGACCGCCGACTGCCCCGAGCGCTTCGCCACCGACCGCACCATTCTCGGTGCGCGGCAACGGGATTGGCTGCTGGCGGGGCTGGTCAGCTCGCCCGCCCGCTGGCAGATCCTCGGCAACCAGGTGGGGATGAGCCAGATGGACGTGGATCCGGGGCCGGGGCTGACGGTGTCCACCGACTCCTGGGACGGCTACGTCGCCGACCGCAACCTGATCCTGGGGACCGCCGCCGATCGCGGGGTGCGCAACCTGGTCGTCATCACCGGCGACCGGCACCAGAACCATGCCGCCGACCTGCGCCGCGACCACGCCGACCCGCAGTCGCCGGTGGTGGCCGCCGAATTCACCGGCACCTCGATCACCACCGGGGGCGACGGCGCCGACGTCACCGACACCGGCCGTCGGCTGCTGGCGGCCAACCCGGATCTGAAGTTCTTCAACTCCCAGCGCGGCTATGTCCGGGTCGAACTCGACCACCGCGTGTGGCGCAACGACTTCCGGGTGGTGCCGTTCGTCCAGCGCCGTGGCGCGCCGGTGCACACGCGGTCGACCTGGGTGGTGGAGGACGGCATCCCCGGCGTCGCCGAGGCGGCTCGCCCTGCCGCGCCCACCACCGGATTGTCCGCCGCGCCGGACGGCGGCGGCTGA